The following proteins are encoded in a genomic region of Nicotiana sylvestris chromosome 4, ASM39365v2, whole genome shotgun sequence:
- the LOC138890417 gene encoding uncharacterized protein, which yields METTDMGTTHEGEDIFCGCLAGVDDVSDLDATIIFYEALRLLNQVVMLHREAFTKSQAELNQCESDLKRLMEERDTLKRLCVQKEEEIRDLRAELVQQKVEKIEQLREEAETLRWKQNMDRLASEKDTARAQLSSIEHQLQSIIEESLARAKKIEELETRLAAEFAKATSVAEKAKADTEAVMVVYRSDAEAANA from the exons ATGGAGACCACTGATATGGGAACGACCCACGAAGGGGAAGACATATTTTGTGGCTGCCTTGCGGGGGTCGATGATGTTTCTGACCTAGATGCAACGATCATTTTTTACGAGGCTCTGCGACTCCTGAACCAG GTTGTGATGCTTCATCGAGAAGCGTTCACCAAATCCCAAGCCGAGTTGAACCAGTGTGAGTCCGATCTCAAAAGGCTCATGGAGGAGAGAGACACCCTCAAACGCCTCTGTGTGCAGAAAGAAGAGGAGATTAGGGACCTCCGAGCTGAATTG GTTCAGCAGAAGGTCGAGAAAATCGAGCAGCTTCGTGAGGAGGCAGAGACTTTAAGGTGGAAACAGAACATGGACCGTCTTGCCTCGGAGAAAGATACCGCTCGGGCCCAACTATCTTCGATCGAGCATCAACTTCAAAGCATAATCGAAGAGAGCTTGGCTCGAGCCAAGAAGATTGAAGAGCTCGAGACTCGGCTGGCTGCTGAGTTTGCAAAGGCCACATCTGTAGCGGAAAAAGCTAAGGCCGACACGGAGGCAGTCATGGTTGTCTACCGATCCGATGCTGAAGCCGCTAACGCTTGA